In Streptomyces sp. NBC_00483, a single window of DNA contains:
- a CDS encoding NAD(P)H-dependent flavin oxidoreductase yields MPTPLTRLTGVRHPIVQTGMGWVAGPRLVSAAANAGALGILASATMTLDQLRSAVREVKSRTDQPFGVNLRADAGDARERVKVIVDEGVKVASFALAPSRELIAELKDAGAVVIPSIGARRHAEKVAAWGADAVIVQGGEGGGHTGEVATSVLLPQVVDAVDIPVVGAGGFRDGRGLVAALAYGAAGVAMGTRFLLTSDSTVPDAVKAKYLAASVKDVTVTTAVDGLPHRMLRSELVDSLENAGRTRALLHAVRRATGFKKLSGLSWPQMVRDGLAMKHGKDLTWSQVLLAANTPMLLKASMVEGRTDLGVMASGQVAGLIEDLPSCAELVDRVMTEARKTLESLPTPP; encoded by the coding sequence ATCCCGACGCCCCTGACCCGGCTCACCGGCGTGCGCCACCCCATCGTGCAGACCGGCATGGGATGGGTCGCGGGGCCTCGCCTGGTGTCGGCGGCGGCGAACGCGGGGGCGCTCGGCATCCTCGCGTCCGCCACCATGACGCTCGACCAGCTGCGCTCCGCCGTACGCGAGGTGAAGTCGCGCACGGACCAGCCCTTCGGGGTGAACCTGCGGGCCGACGCGGGGGACGCGCGCGAGCGGGTCAAGGTGATCGTCGACGAGGGCGTGAAGGTCGCCTCGTTCGCGCTGGCCCCCTCGCGCGAGCTGATCGCCGAACTGAAGGACGCGGGCGCCGTCGTGATCCCCTCGATCGGGGCGCGCCGGCACGCCGAGAAGGTCGCGGCGTGGGGCGCGGACGCGGTGATCGTGCAGGGCGGCGAGGGCGGCGGGCACACCGGCGAGGTGGCGACGTCGGTGCTGCTGCCGCAGGTGGTGGACGCCGTCGACATCCCGGTGGTCGGGGCGGGCGGCTTCCGCGACGGCCGGGGCCTGGTCGCCGCGCTCGCCTACGGGGCGGCCGGGGTCGCCATGGGGACGCGTTTCCTGCTGACGTCGGACTCGACGGTGCCGGACGCGGTGAAGGCGAAGTATCTGGCGGCGAGCGTCAAGGACGTCACGGTGACGACGGCGGTGGACGGCCTTCCGCACCGCATGCTGCGCTCGGAACTGGTCGACTCCCTGGAGAACGCGGGGCGTACGCGCGCGTTGCTGCACGCCGTGCGTCGTGCCACGGGCTTCAAGAAGCTCTCGGGCCTGAGCTGGCCGCAGATGGTGCGGGACGGCCTCGCCATGAAGCACGGCAAGGACCTCACGTGGAGCCAGGTGCTGCTGGCCGCGAACACCCCGATGCTCCTGAAGGCCTCCATGGTCGAGGGCCGCACCGACCTGGGCGTCATGGCCTCGGGCCAGGTCGCGGGCCTCATAGAGGACCTGCCCAGCTGCGCGGAGCTGGTCGACCGCGTGATGACCGAGGCCCGTAAGACGCTGGAGTCCCTCCCCACCCCACCCTGA
- a CDS encoding CoA transferase subunit A produces the protein MTMTNGGKADKTLSPDDVVGRLRSGMTIGIGGWGSRRKPMALVRALLRSDVTDLTVVSYGGPDVGLLAAAGKIRKLVAAFATLDSIPLEPNFRAARQNGAFELMEIDEAMFMWGLHAAANRMPFLPVRAGIGSDVMRVNPGLRTVTSPYEDGETFVAMPALRLDAALVHVNRADRAGNGQYLGPDPYFDDLFCEAADSAYVSCEQLVDGFGADTVPQTLLVKRHSVTGVVETPNGAHFTSCVPDYGRDEAFQKLYASTPWPEFAERFLPPGGDEKQYQSAVQAWHEEQK, from the coding sequence ATGACGATGACCAATGGGGGCAAGGCCGACAAGACGCTGTCGCCCGACGACGTGGTCGGGCGGCTGCGCAGTGGCATGACGATCGGCATCGGCGGCTGGGGCTCGCGCCGCAAACCCATGGCGCTGGTGCGGGCGTTGCTGCGCAGCGATGTCACGGACCTGACCGTCGTCTCGTACGGGGGCCCGGACGTCGGGCTGCTCGCGGCCGCCGGGAAGATCCGCAAGCTGGTCGCGGCGTTCGCGACGCTCGACTCCATCCCGCTCGAGCCGAACTTCAGGGCGGCGCGCCAAAACGGCGCGTTCGAGCTGATGGAGATCGACGAGGCGATGTTCATGTGGGGGCTGCACGCGGCGGCGAACCGGATGCCGTTCCTGCCCGTGCGCGCCGGGATCGGCTCGGACGTCATGCGGGTCAACCCGGGCCTGCGGACGGTGACTTCGCCGTACGAGGACGGGGAGACGTTCGTGGCGATGCCGGCGCTGCGCCTCGACGCTGCTCTGGTGCACGTGAACCGGGCGGACCGCGCGGGCAACGGCCAGTACCTGGGCCCTGACCCGTACTTCGACGATCTGTTCTGCGAGGCGGCGGACAGCGCGTACGTGTCGTGCGAGCAGTTGGTCGACGGCTTCGGGGCGGACACCGTGCCGCAGACGCTGCTGGTCAAGCGGCATTCCGTGACGGGTGTCGTGGAGACGCCGAACGGGGCGCACTTCACGTCCTGCGTGCCCGATTACGGCCGCGACGAGGCGTTCCAGAAGCTGTACGCGAGCACGCCCTGGCCCGAGTTCGCCGAGCGGTTCCTGCCGCCCGGCGGTGACGAGAAGCAGTACCAGTCCGCCGTCCAGGCCTGGCACGAGGAGCAGAAGTGA
- a CDS encoding enoyl-CoA hydratase family protein — translation MGVSTSSPEKGIAVVTVDFPPVNALPVQGWYDLADAVRAAGRDPDVRCVVLTAAETSRGFNAGVDIKEMQRETAAAGGGHSALLGANRGCYEAFSAVYQCEVPLVAAVAGFCLGGGIGLVGNADAIVASDDATFGLPELDRGALGAATHLARLVPQHLMRALFYTSRTATAAELQAHGSVWQVVPRGQLREAALELARDIARKDGYLLRLAKSALNGIDPVDVHRSYRFEQGFTFEANLSGVADRVRDTFGQETER, via the coding sequence ATGGGTGTCTCCACCTCCTCACCCGAAAAGGGCATCGCCGTCGTCACGGTCGACTTCCCGCCCGTCAACGCGCTGCCGGTGCAGGGCTGGTACGACCTGGCGGACGCCGTGCGAGCCGCGGGCCGCGATCCCGATGTGCGCTGCGTCGTGCTGACCGCGGCCGAGACCTCCCGTGGGTTCAACGCGGGGGTGGACATCAAGGAGATGCAGCGCGAGACGGCTGCGGCGGGCGGCGGCCACAGCGCGCTTCTCGGCGCCAACCGCGGCTGCTACGAGGCGTTTTCGGCGGTGTACCAGTGCGAGGTCCCGTTGGTCGCGGCGGTCGCCGGGTTCTGCCTGGGCGGCGGCATCGGACTCGTGGGGAACGCGGACGCGATCGTGGCGAGCGACGACGCGACGTTCGGCCTGCCCGAGCTGGACCGTGGCGCGCTCGGCGCGGCCACGCACCTGGCCCGCCTCGTCCCGCAGCACCTGATGCGCGCGCTGTTCTATACATCCCGTACGGCCACGGCCGCCGAACTGCAGGCGCACGGCTCGGTGTGGCAGGTCGTGCCGCGGGGGCAGCTGCGCGAGGCGGCCCTGGAGCTGGCCCGCGACATCGCCCGCAAGGACGGCTATCTGCTCCGCCTCGCCAAGTCCGCGCTCAACGGGATCGACCCCGTCGACGTGCACCGCAGCTACCGCTTCGAGCAGGGCTTCACCTTCGAGGCGAACCTGAGCGGGGTCGCCGACCGGGTCCGCGACACCTTCGGACAGGAGACCGAGCGATGA
- a CDS encoding CoA-transferase subunit beta — MSVTSSVTATDVSRAEYCVIACAEAWRDNGEVLASPMGLIPSVGARLAKRTFSPGLLLTDGEAMVVGLDGAAEGWLPYRQHLTMVTGGKRHVMMGASQIDRFGNQNISCIGDWERPDRQLLGVRGAPVNTLNNPVSYWVPKHSRRVFVEKVDMISGVGYDSAAAAGPSATRFHRIPRVVTNLAVLDFDTEDHAMRLVSVHPGVTVEEVQEATGFALVLPEGGEVPRTREPTAAELRLIREVIDPKATRDREVKPV, encoded by the coding sequence GTGAGCGTCACCAGCAGTGTCACCGCTACGGATGTGTCCCGCGCCGAGTACTGCGTGATCGCGTGCGCCGAGGCCTGGCGGGACAACGGGGAGGTGCTGGCGAGCCCGATGGGACTGATCCCGTCCGTGGGGGCGCGCCTGGCCAAGCGCACCTTCTCCCCCGGCCTGCTGCTGACCGACGGCGAGGCGATGGTGGTCGGGCTCGACGGCGCGGCGGAGGGCTGGCTCCCGTACCGGCAGCATCTGACGATGGTCACCGGCGGGAAGCGGCACGTGATGATGGGCGCGAGCCAGATCGACCGGTTCGGCAACCAGAACATCTCGTGCATCGGCGACTGGGAGCGGCCCGACCGGCAGCTCCTCGGGGTGCGCGGCGCCCCGGTCAACACGCTGAACAATCCGGTGAGTTACTGGGTCCCCAAGCACAGCCGCCGGGTCTTCGTCGAGAAGGTCGACATGATCAGCGGGGTGGGCTATGACAGCGCGGCCGCGGCGGGCCCTTCGGCGACGCGGTTCCACCGCATCCCCCGTGTCGTCACGAATCTGGCCGTCCTGGACTTCGACACCGAGGACCACGCGATGCGGCTGGTCTCCGTGCATCCGGGCGTCACGGTGGAGGAGGTCCAGGAGGCGACGGGGTTCGCACTGGTGCTCCCGGAGGGCGGCGAGGTGCCGCGCACGCGGGAGCCCACGGCCGCGGAGCTGCGGCTGATCCGGGAGGTCATCGACCCGAAGGCGACGCGGGACCGGGAGGTCAAGCCGGTATGA
- a CDS encoding tyrosine-protein phosphatase, with protein sequence MPRTYRTGHAHGTGNTYAAAALSRRRALGAALGTVTALAAAPVAAATQGRPATGGIRQIPLKGAVNVRDIGGYRARGRGRVRYGLVYRADALSDLTDADVARVDGLRLAEVVDFRVPFEVRTDGADRLPAGLTVTARSVSDGGQYEQLMAAIGSKDPAVQQELLGNGKAAAAMRATYRMFVNDAANRARFGETLRDAAYGGRGALLYHCTSGKDRTGWMTYVLLSLLGVDQRAVERDYLASNAFRSAHDAEVREGLRQAGLMRDPDLLIPVQEVRMEYLDAAREQVRYAFGGMRRYVTEGLGVDRRAVGMLRARLVE encoded by the coding sequence ATGCCGCGCACGTACAGAACAGGGCACGCGCACGGAACAGGGAACACGTACGCAGCGGCGGCGCTCTCGCGGCGCCGGGCGCTCGGCGCCGCGCTCGGCACGGTCACGGCGCTCGCCGCGGCCCCGGTCGCCGCGGCGACGCAGGGCCGTCCGGCCACCGGTGGCATCCGGCAGATCCCCCTCAAGGGCGCGGTGAACGTCCGGGACATCGGCGGCTACCGGGCGCGAGGCCGCGGCCGGGTCCGGTACGGGCTCGTCTACCGGGCCGACGCGCTGAGCGATCTCACCGACGCGGACGTGGCGCGGGTCGACGGCCTGCGGCTCGCCGAAGTGGTCGACTTCCGGGTGCCGTTCGAGGTGCGCACGGACGGCGCCGACCGGCTGCCAGCAGGCCTTACGGTGACCGCGCGGTCCGTATCCGACGGCGGCCAGTACGAGCAGCTGATGGCCGCGATCGGTTCGAAAGACCCGGCGGTGCAGCAGGAGTTGCTCGGGAACGGCAAGGCTGCCGCGGCGATGCGCGCCACGTACCGGATGTTCGTGAACGACGCGGCCAACCGTGCGCGGTTCGGGGAGACGCTCCGGGACGCGGCGTACGGCGGTCGTGGCGCGCTGCTGTACCACTGCACGTCAGGGAAGGACCGCACGGGCTGGATGACGTACGTGCTGCTGAGCCTGCTCGGCGTGGACCAACGGGCCGTGGAGCGCGACTACTTGGCGTCGAACGCGTTTCGCTCCGCGCATGACGCCGAGGTGCGGGAGGGGCTGCGGCAGGCGGGGCTGATGCGGGACCCCGACCTGTTGATCCCCGTCCAGGAGGTGCGCATGGAGTATCTGGACGCGGCGCGTGAGCAGGTGCGGTACGCCTTCGGCGGGATGCGTCGGTACGTTACCGAGGGGCTTGGCGTGGATCGCCGCGCGGTGGGGATGCTGCGGGCGCGCCTGGTGGAGTGA